GGCGATTTAATGGAAGGGGTTTCCGGTGAGGCTGCCTCACTGGCCGGACATTTAAAGCTGGGAAGACTGATCGTACTGTATGACTCTAATGATATCTCACTGGACGGCAAGCTGAACCTGTCGTTTTCCGAGGATGTAAAAAAGCGGTTTGAGGCCTATGGCTGGCAGGTCTTGTATGTGGAAGACGGCAATGATATCGCGGCGATCGACGCGGCGTTGACGGCGGCCAAGAAGGAATTGAACAAACCGACCTTAATTGAAGTAAAGACGGTGATTGGCTTCGGTTCGCCGAAGAAGGCCGGGACTTCCGCTGCCCATGGTTCACCGTTGGGGCGGGAAGAGGCAAAAGCCACCAAACAAGCCTACCAATGGATTCATGAGGAATTTCATGTTCCCTCCAAGGTGTACAAACATTTTGGTCAGGCGGTAAAAGAACGGGGTATTCAGGAACAGGCGGTCTGGAAGGCCATGTTTGCCAGTTACAAACAGGAGTTTCCCGAATTGGGCCGTGAATTGGAAACGGCTATGGCCGGTAAATTGCCGGAAGGCTGGGAACGGCAGCTGCCGGTTTATGAAGGCGAGAAAAAGCTGGCAACCCGGTCATCTTCCGGCGAAGTCATCAATGCGCTGGCTAATCAGATTTCCTATTTATTTGGTGGTTCAGCCGATCTGGCCAGCTCCAACAAGACGGCAATGAAAAACGGTGGCAATTTCAGCGCCGAAAACTACCAGGGCGCCAACATCTGGTTTGGTGTAAGGGAATTCGCCATGGGCGCCATTCTAAATGGAATGGCTTTACACCGGGGACTTAAGGTCTTCGGCGGAACCTTTTTCGTTTTTGCCGATTACCTGCGGCCGGCTATCCGGCTGGCTGCCTTGATGGGCCTGCCGGTTACCTATGTATTTACTCATGACAGCATTGCTGTCGGCGAAGACGGCCCGACGCACGAACCGATCGAACAGTTGGCTTCGCTGCGGGCGATGCCTAATCTCAGCGTTATTCGTCCGGCTGACGGCAATGAGACGGCTGCCGCCTGGAAGCTGGCGCTGGAATCCTCGAAGACGCCTACGGCTCTGGTGCTTTCCCGGCAGGACTTGTCCCACGTGACGACACCGGAAGCTGCCCGTGCCGGTGTGGCTAGAGGCGCTTATGTACTGGCTGCGGCAGAAAATCCACAGGCTTTGCTCCTGGCTTCCGGTTCGGAAGTGGAATTGGCGCTGGCGGCACAGAAGCAACTGGCGGCGGAAAATATTGCCGTTTCCGTGATCAGTTTTCCCTCCTGGGATCGCTTTGAAGCACAATCGCTGGAATACAAAAAGAGCGTACTGTTACCTGACGTACCGGCTCGGTTAGCCATCGAAATGGGAGCGTCCCTGGGCTGGCACCGTTATACCGGCAGCGGTGGCGACGTACTGACCATTGACACCTTCGGAGCGTCAGGCAATGGCGAACGGCTGATTAAGGAATACGGTTTTACCGTGGAAAATGTAGTAGACCGGGTGAAAGCACTGCTGGTTTAGCGCGTGATTTGATATAGCTGTGATAGAATAAACAAAAAGATTACTCATTGCAAGTAATCTTTTTGTTTTGGTCTAGTGGTCCACTAACCTTGAAAACAAAAATTGCTG
The nucleotide sequence above comes from Propionispora vibrioides. Encoded proteins:
- the tkt gene encoding transketolase; translated protein: MDRGIEQLAVSTLRTLAIDSIEKANSGHPGMPMGAAPMAYTLWTKHMTHNPANPDWFNRDRFVLSAGHGSALLYSLLHLSGYDVTLEDLKNFRQWQSKTPGHPEYGHTPGVDATTGPLGQGVPMAVGMAMAERHLAARYNQKGYDLINHFSYSLCGDGDLMEGVSGEAASLAGHLKLGRLIVLYDSNDISLDGKLNLSFSEDVKKRFEAYGWQVLYVEDGNDIAAIDAALTAAKKELNKPTLIEVKTVIGFGSPKKAGTSAAHGSPLGREEAKATKQAYQWIHEEFHVPSKVYKHFGQAVKERGIQEQAVWKAMFASYKQEFPELGRELETAMAGKLPEGWERQLPVYEGEKKLATRSSSGEVINALANQISYLFGGSADLASSNKTAMKNGGNFSAENYQGANIWFGVREFAMGAILNGMALHRGLKVFGGTFFVFADYLRPAIRLAALMGLPVTYVFTHDSIAVGEDGPTHEPIEQLASLRAMPNLSVIRPADGNETAAAWKLALESSKTPTALVLSRQDLSHVTTPEAARAGVARGAYVLAAAENPQALLLASGSEVELALAAQKQLAAENIAVSVISFPSWDRFEAQSLEYKKSVLLPDVPARLAIEMGASLGWHRYTGSGGDVLTIDTFGASGNGERLIKEYGFTVENVVDRVKALLV